In Daphnia magna isolate NIES linkage group LG7, ASM2063170v1.1, whole genome shotgun sequence, a single genomic region encodes these proteins:
- the LOC116927513 gene encoding uncharacterized protein LOC116927513, whose amino-acid sequence MNLKTFHGQDPKLTLIKTHCQISSTTNSSSKLTVNPLIIVPELQINKRFINWKQHQNRWPNLRDVELSNFDWREVGILIGANVPEALRQLDLRQSSNGSLDGVKTPFGWTVQGNAPKEVCLSTTVSCNSIQAKENDDVLTQFWLQEMCGSLEDNRRIISLKDKNALAILKKTIRKIGSASEPRYEIGLPFLTPSVKLPNNRSAALRRLHAVESRFRTDPVYAQKYSKAIELYMDMGFARRLQMSELKGPVGKTWYVPHGLVEQPNKPGKSRLVFDARSKFNNICLNDALHNGPLLMTDMLDVLFFFREKPHAVSMDINKMFLQVRVRPEDQTVFRFFWRRPGDPGPPIAHQMLVLIFGASSSPTCAAYVLRHIVEDHPEYADVAELIAKKFYVDNYLDSFNTIEEGIATCRRLRELLFLGGFVLGQMATSAREILQSLPATERANPDLNIDLDALPVHRILGLEWNGEGDHFFFTLVIPTAITKRQVLSAVSAIYDPMGFLAAVTITAKVLLQDAWRVGRDVQPDGRRPKKLGWDHPLPPDLQERWDCFVRSLESLRELRVPRCLRPTSFPANDTTITLHLFCDASLFALGASLFQRSECRGKIALRLVAARSRVAPVKQQTLTRLELMAALLGARLLKRYLQLLQLPCWSHWCWSDSDNVLYWLRSEATLYAQFISSRKEQILSVSPASRWRHVPSELNPADDLSRGIEASELTEGHQSLAGPAFLLMGEEEWPQRFGGGAVQPEALEIVRPVAVCEEVRVNAVVATEAGASSPPPPTIGNIIESSTTVSALKRSVAGLNAAPGEELTPSLLRAGLDCCIKMAQKSAYASEINALAKGNQIGRDSPLRKLSPFLDPDGLLRVGGRLQQATMNEDAKHPVILPHHHKLTRLIIVNTHESRFHASTERTLYEVSATYWIVRGRRTVRQVVDSCLDCRKRHAKPLAPEMAPLPACRVTPFQPPFSNVGVDYFGPLHVPVKRSTEKRYGVLFTCLVTRAVHLELANTQDTDSCLMAWRRFVALRGSPKNV is encoded by the coding sequence ATGAATCTGAAAACCTTTCACGGGCAGGACCCAAAACTAACCTTAATCAAAACCCACTGCCAAATCTCGTCTACGACAAACTCCAGCAGCAAGCTCACAGTCAATCCGCTAATCATCGTACCAGAACTTCAAATCAATAAAAGATTCATCAATTGGAAACAACACCAAAATCGCTGGCCAAATCTTAGAGACGTAGAGCTATCAAACTTTGACTGGAGAGAAGTTGGCATTCTCATTGGAGCAAACGTTCCTGAAGCTCTTCGACAATTAGATCTCCGACAATCATCAAACGGAAGCCTTGATGGAGTAAAAACACCATTTGGTTGGACGGTACAAGGAAACGCGCCCAAAGAAGTTTGTCTCTCCACCACCGTCTCATGTAACAGCAtccaagcaaaagaaaacgatgacGTCCTCACGCAGTTTTGGCTGCAGGAAATGTGTGGTTCACTAGAAGACAATAGAAGGATAATATCTTTGAAAGACAAAAACGCGCTCGCCATCTTAAAGAAAACGATCAGAAAAATAGGCAGTGCATCTGAACCAAGGTATGAAATTGGGCTCCCCTTCCTGACGCCATCAGTTAAACTACCCAACAACAGGAGCGCCGCGCTTAGACGTCTGCACGCAGTGGAAAGTCGCTTTCGCACGGACCCAGTGTACGCCCAAAAGTATAGTAAAGCAATTGAGCTATACATGGACATGGGGTTCGCTCGTCGATTGCAAATGAGTGAATTAAAGGGACCGGTAGGAAAAACTTGGTACGTTCCTCACGGACTAGTCGAGCAGCCAAACAAACCAGGCAAGTCGCGACTAGTTTTCGACGCCCGGAGCAAGTTCAACAACATTTGCCTGAATGATGCCCTCCACAATGGCCCACTGCTAATGACCGATATGTTGGACGTACTATTCTTCTTCCGAGAGAAACCACACGCCGTGAGCATGGACATTaataaaatgtttcttcaagtACGGGTTAGACCCGAAGATCAAACTGTGTTTCGGTTTTTCTGGCGACGCCCAGGAGACCCGGGCCCACCGATCGCGCACCAAATGTTGGTCCTCATATTCGGTGCAAGCTCCTCTCCAACGTGTGCTGCTTACGTTTTACGCCACATCGTCGAGGATCACCCGGAATATGCTGACGTGGCTGAGCTTATAGCTAAAAAATTCTACGTGGACAACTATTTGGACTCGTTCAACACAATAGAAGAAGGAATAGCAACCTGCCGCAGGCTACGGGAGTTGCTGTTCCTGGGAGGTTTTGTCCTCGGCCAGATGGCGACCTCGGCCAGAGAGATCCTTCAGTCGCTACCAGCTACCGAGCGCGCCAATCCGGATCTCAACATAGACCTGGACGCCCTCCCGGTTCATCGAATCCTCGGACTGGAATGGAACGGCGAAGGAGACCATTTCTTCTTCACCCTCGTCATACCGACAGCGATAACGAAAAGACAAGTCCTGTCCGCCGTATCCGCGATCTACGACCCGATGGGATTTCTGGCGGCAGTTACAATAACCGCCAAAGTATTGCTGCAAGATGCATGGCGCGTAGGTCGCGACGTACAGCCCGACGGACGGCGTCCGAAGAAATTGGGGTGGGACCACCCGCTACCGCCGGACTTGCAAGAGCGGTGGGACTGCTTCGTAAGGAGCCTGGAAAGCCTTCGGGAACTTCGAGTGCCACGTTGTCTCCGCCCAACCTCGTTTCCTGCAAACGACACGACAATCACACTTCACCTCTTCTGTGATGCCTCATTATTTGCCCTAGGAGCCAGCTTGTTCCAACGAAGTGAGTGTCGCGGAAAAATCGCTCTTCGCCTGGTCGCAGCCCGATCAAGAGTGGCCCcggtaaaacaacaaacattgACTCGGTTGGAGCTAATGGCCGCGCTGCTTGGAGCACGGCTCCTCAAACGGTATCTTCAGCTACTACAGCTTCCCTGCTGGTCGCATTGGTGTTGGTCAGACTCCGATAACGTCCTCTACTGGCTGCGTTCGGAGGCTACGCTATACGCCCAGTTCATCAGCAGCCGCAAAGAACAGATATTGTCCGTCTCACCTGCGTCCAGGTGGCGTCATGTTCCCTCAGAACTAAACCCCGCCGACGACCTAAGCCGAGGAATAGAAGCGAGCGAGCTGACAGAAGGCCACCAAAGCCTAGCAGGACCTGCCTTTCTGCTAATGGGAGAAGAGGAGTGGCCACAAAGGTTCGGAGGAGGAGCGGTGCAGCCGGAAGCCCTGGAAATCGTAAGGCCAGTAGCTGTGTGTGAGGAGGTGAGGGTGAATGCCGTGGTGGCGACAGAAGCAGGAGCTTCCAGTCCTCCCCCGCCGACGATCGGCAATATAATCGAATCCAGCACCACGGTCTCCGCTCTTAAGCGATCCGTCGCCGGGTTGAATGCTGCCCCGGGCGAGGAGTTAACGCCGTCATTGTTGCGGGCTGGTCTAGATTGCTGCATAAAAATGGCCCAAAAGTCAGCGTATGCCAGCGAGATCAATGCGTTGGCCAAAGGCAACCAAATCGGACGCGATTCACCGCTCCGCAAACTCTCTCCATTTCTTGATCCAGATGGTTTGTTGCGAGTGGGAGGACGCCTGCAACAAGCCACTATGAACGAGGACGCCAAGCATCCAGTTATCTTACCCCATCACCACAAGTTGACGAGGCTCATCATCGTCAACACCCATGAGTCTCGATTTCACGCCTCGACCGAAAGGACACTCTATGAGGTGAGCGCCACCTATTGGATCGTCAGAGGAAGAAGAACGGTGCGCCAAGTGGTCGACTCCTGCCTAGACTGTCGGAAGCGACACGCGAAACCATTGGCTCCGGAAATGGCACCCCTTCCCGCCTGTAGAGTGACGCCTTTCCAACCACCGTTCAGCAATGTCGGGGTCGATTACTTTGGCCCACTGCACGTTCCAGTCAAGCGGAGTACGGAGAAAAGGTACGGGGTGCTATTCACCTGCCTCGTCACGAGGGCTGTCCACCTGGAGCTAGCCAACACCCAGGACACAGACTCATGCCTCATGGCCTGGCGTCGCTTCGTAGCTCTGCGAGGCTCCCCAAAGAACGTGTAG
- the LOC123474246 gene encoding uncharacterized protein LOC123474246 has protein sequence MSTSSESELDESTLTPEEAKRNRKTSRNKFTRLAKSIENAIAQSKSIEAVELLKQSLKEHYEECMRMHTKCSAEVVAGPDSEEKEKVEKWAYDLDGAYTHVNDAVETYVAKTNAADERSRKQKEKEETEEKNARVAAENLIVQKLQEAEQRAADAKVAAETANKRAETAAEDHAASLIIIKNQDAALKRRHDQEDEEIAKKRLAEDTERAELRRRLSTSTTNPVQQATNSTPRTSTPIRNVGFQSEISQVDPPSTSRRYDTTGNGTTNGSTIPNTVDAWIFQPFAPVAQMTGGGDAMMTMAMLAKAATFGGEARDWPMFIQTVKSMIHDVFPSDVQRLTMLSTMLAAPIREGMSQIFNTPLAYRAALHELHRKYGHPHLVVRSYIQHLMAISLGEGGSNLETFSTQLNGAVATLDAAGYGHELESSVALEGLVSKLPTHLLSRWGRNVTRLFPRVPTLRDLNAWLGFELMGMKNIQGVIPQTKPPTSTIATPQQSTRQRHQENGFGWTRNSTQSFYRAANTNKTPQPTVNAVAAEQGVLSKCSVCNEEPGHALERCTQFLEMSANDRAKAVFDLDNCFRCLGRNHLCRECKKSLRCEVCNNASHHTLIHGASRAAPGHQSRPSSQGRLRPSSK, from the coding sequence ATGTCAACATCGTCAGAAAGTGAGCTCGATGAGAGCACCTTGACGCCTGAAGAGGCCAAGCGTAACCGAAAAACATCACGCAACAAGTTCACGAGGCTTGCTAAATCCATTGAGAATGCAATAGCTCAATCTAAAAGCATTGAGGCCGTAGAATTACTGAAACAATCGCTGAAGGAACATTATGAAGAATGTATGCGAATGCATACAAAATGCTCAGCAGAGGTAGTGGCTGGCCCAGATAGcgaggagaaggaaaaagtcGAGAAATGGGCCTACGATCTGGATGGAGCCTACACACACGTGAATGACGCAGTAGAGACATACGTTGCCAAAACGAACGCAGCCGACGAGCGATCacgcaaacaaaaagaaaaagaagagacagaagaaaaaaacgctCGAGTAGCCGCAGAAAACCTCATTGTGCAAAAACTACAAGAGGCGGAACAAAGAGCGGCGGATGCAAAAGTGGCAGCAGAGACAGCCAACAAAAGAGCTGAAACAGCAGCTGAGGATCACGCAGCCTCACTCATAATAATCAAAAACCAAGACGCAGCTCTTAAGCGCCGTCATGAccaagaagacgaagaaataGCGAAAAAGCGGTTGGCGGAGGACACCGAGCGAGCTGAACTTCGTAGAAGATTGAGTACATCAACGACGAACCCAGTTCAGCAAGCCACCAACTCAACACCTAGGACTTCAACTCCTATTAGAAACGTCGGGTTCCAGAGCGAAATTTCGCAAGTCGACCCACCTTCAACTTCCCGAAGATACGACACAACCGGAAACGGGACAACGAATGGGTCGACGATCCCCAACACAGTCGATGCTTGGATATTCCAGCCGTTCGCGCCGGTAGCTCAAATGACAGGAGGAGGCGACGCGATGATGACGATGGCCATGCTGGCCAAAGCAGCCACCTTTGGGGGAGAAGCTCGCGACTGGCCTATGTTTATTCAAACCGTAAAGAGCATGATTCACGACGTCTTTCCATCAGACGTACAGCGACTCACGATGCTATCGACGATGCTAGCGGCTCCTATTCGAGAGGGAATGAGCCAGATATTCAACACACCCCTGGCGTATCGAGCAGCTCTACACGAATTACACCGTAAGTACGGCCACCCGCACTTGGTAGTCCGTTCGTACATTCAACACTTAATGGCCATCTCGCTCGGCGAAGGAGGATCCAACCTCGAGACATTTTCAACGCAGCTAAACGGTGCAGTCGCTACTCTGGATGCTGCTGGTTACGGTCACGAACTGGAATCGAGCGTAGCTTTGGAAGGACTCGTTTCAAAATTGCCTACACACTTGTTGTCGAGATGGGGAAGGAACGTAACGCGACTTTTTCCAAGAGTACCCACACTACGCGATCTGAATGCGTGGCTCGGCTTTGAACTGATGGGAATGAAAAATATACAGGGCGTGATTCCGCAAACCAAGCCTCCAACCTCAACAATTGCCACCCCGCAACAATCGACTCGCCAGCGTCACCAAGAAAATGGATTTGGTTGGACCCGGAATAGTACGCAATCGTTCTATCGTGCGGCAAACACAAACAAGACCCCCCAACCAACAGTGAACGCGGTAGCTGCTGAACAAGGAGTACTGAGCAAATGCAGTGTCTGCAATGAAGAGCCGGGTCACGCTCTGGAGCGTTGCACTCAATTCCTGGAAATGTCGGCCAACGACAGGGCGAAAGCAGTGTTCGACTTGGACAACTGCTTCCGTTGCTTAGGGCGCAACCACTTGTGCCGCGAATGTAAAAAGTCACTACGATGCGAAGTCTGCAACAACGCCTCACATCACACGCTGATTCACGGTGCATCTCGAGCAGCACCTGGACATCAAAGTCGCCCCTCAAGTCAAGGCCGACTCCGTCCATCCTCCAAGTGA